The window CGTGACCGATCGCTGCAATTTCCGCTGCAGCTACTGCATGCCCAAGGAAGTGTTCGACAAGGACTATCAGTACTTGCCGCACAGCGCGCTGCTGAGCTTCGAGGAAATCACCCGGCTGGCGCGCATCTTCGCCACGCACGGCGTGCGCAAGATCCGGCTGACCGGCGGCGAGCCGCTGCTGCGCAAGAACCTGGAACTGCTCGTCGAACAGCTGGCGGCCATCCGCACGCCCGAAGGCAAGCCCCTGGACCTCACGTTGACCACCAACGGCTCCCTTCTCGCCCGCAAGGCCGCTGCGCTCAAGGCCGCCGGACTGCAACGGGTCACCGTGAGCCTCGACGGCCTGGACGACACCGTGTTCCGCCGCATGAACGACGTGGATTTCCCGGTGGCCCAGGTGCTCGCCGGAATCGATGCGGCGCACGCCGCCGGGCTCGGCCCGATCAAGGTCAACATGGTGGTCAAGCGGGGCACCAACGAGCAGGAGATCCTGCCGATGGCGCGGCGCTTTCGCGGCACCGGCGTCGTGCTGCGCTTCATCGAGTACATGGACGTGGGCGCCACCAACGGCTGGCGCATGGACGAGGTGCTGCCCTCGGCCGAGGTGCTGCAGCGCATTGCCGAAGCGTTCCCCCTGGTGCCGCTCGAGGCCACGGCCGCGGGCGAGACCGCCGAGCGCTGGGCCTACCGCGACGGCGGCGGCGAAATCGGCGTGATCAGCAGCGTGACGCAGGCCTTTTGCCATGAGTGCACCCGCGCACGCCTGTCCACGGAGGGCAAGCTCTACCTTTGCCTGTTCGCCACCAGCGGCCACGACCTGCGGCCGCTGCTGCGCGGCGATGCCGACGATGCGCGCATCACCTCTGCCATCGGCCACATCTGGCAGGGCCGTTCCGACCGCTACTCCGAGCTGCGTGCGCTGCGCGGCCCCGACACGGAAGCGGCCAGTGGCGCGCGCCGTGTCGAGATGAGCTACATCGGCGGATGAGCACCGCACGATGAGCCCTCCCGCCACCATCGCTGCAGGCGAGATCACGGGCCTGGTCCTCGCCGGCGGCCGCGGATCGCGCATGGGCGGCATC is drawn from Variovorax sp. PBS-H4 and contains these coding sequences:
- the moaA gene encoding GTP 3',8-cyclase MoaA, with amino-acid sequence MSSKHIVPVSQIGRTQRGAALPEHAVAASGILLDRLSRPLTDLRISVTDRCNFRCSYCMPKEVFDKDYQYLPHSALLSFEEITRLARIFATHGVRKIRLTGGEPLLRKNLELLVEQLAAIRTPEGKPLDLTLTTNGSLLARKAAALKAAGLQRVTVSLDGLDDTVFRRMNDVDFPVAQVLAGIDAAHAAGLGPIKVNMVVKRGTNEQEILPMARRFRGTGVVLRFIEYMDVGATNGWRMDEVLPSAEVLQRIAEAFPLVPLEATAAGETAERWAYRDGGGEIGVISSVTQAFCHECTRARLSTEGKLYLCLFATSGHDLRPLLRGDADDARITSAIGHIWQGRSDRYSELRALRGPDTEAASGARRVEMSYIGG